A window of the Polaribacter sp. HaHaR_3_91 genome harbors these coding sequences:
- the thiH gene encoding 2-iminoacetate synthase ThiH, whose translation MSHFKELFDSYNWDFSLKSIFDKTTVEVKQALAKDKLDLEDFKALISPAAKPFLEEMAHKSQLLTKKRFGNTMQMYVPMYLSNECQNICTYCGFSMTNKIPRRTLTDAEILKEVAFLKAKGYDHILLVTGEANKTVGVEYIKNAIQIIRSQFSNITIEVQPLDQDEYELLVENGLYAVLVYQETYHRDEYKKHHPKGKKSNFDYRLDTPDRLGKAGVHKIGLGSLFGLEDWRADSFFTALHLKYLQKTYWKTKYSISFPRLRPHSGGLEPKVEMTDSDLVQLICAFRLFDEDIELSMSTRESEVFRNHIVNLGITSISAESKTNPGGYTVEPQSLEQFEISDERSTEDVVQMLKNQDLEVVWKDWEHFK comes from the coding sequence ATGAGTCATTTTAAAGAACTTTTCGATTCCTATAATTGGGATTTCAGTCTAAAAAGTATTTTTGATAAAACAACTGTTGAGGTAAAACAAGCGTTGGCAAAAGATAAACTCGATTTAGAAGATTTTAAAGCCTTAATTTCTCCTGCTGCAAAACCATTTTTAGAAGAAATGGCGCATAAAAGTCAGTTGCTAACTAAGAAGCGTTTTGGTAATACCATGCAAATGTATGTGCCGATGTATTTGAGTAACGAATGCCAGAATATTTGCACCTATTGTGGTTTTAGTATGACGAACAAAATTCCAAGACGGACGTTAACCGACGCTGAAATTTTAAAGGAAGTCGCTTTTTTAAAAGCGAAAGGATATGATCATATATTATTGGTCACAGGAGAAGCCAATAAAACGGTAGGAGTTGAGTACATTAAAAATGCTATTCAAATCATTCGTTCTCAATTTTCTAATATTACTATAGAGGTTCAGCCTTTAGACCAAGACGAATATGAGTTGTTGGTAGAAAACGGATTGTATGCTGTTTTGGTGTATCAAGAAACGTATCACAGAGACGAGTATAAAAAACACCATCCGAAGGGAAAAAAATCTAATTTTGATTACCGTTTAGATACTCCAGATCGTTTAGGAAAAGCAGGAGTTCATAAAATTGGTTTGGGTTCTTTATTTGGGTTAGAAGATTGGCGTGCCGATAGTTTTTTTACCGCTTTGCATTTAAAATATTTGCAAAAAACGTATTGGAAAACAAAGTATTCGATTTCTTTTCCAAGATTACGTCCGCATTCTGGTGGATTAGAGCCAAAAGTAGAAATGACAGATTCGGATTTAGTACAACTTATTTGTGCATTTCGTCTGTTTGATGAAGACATAGAATTATCAATGTCCACTAGAGAAAGTGAGGTTTTTAGAAATCACATTGTTAATTTAGGAATTACTTCTATCAGTGCTGAATCTAAAACAAATCCTGGAGGTTATACGGTAGAACCCCAATCTTTAGAACAATTTGAAATTTCTGATGAAAGAAGTACTGAGGACGTTGTACAAATGTTAAAAAACCAAGATTTAGAAGTAGTTTGGAAAGATTGGGAACATTTTAAGTAA
- a CDS encoding hydroxymethylpyrimidine/phosphomethylpyrimidine kinase translates to MNQKNYILTIAGLDPSSGAGITSDIKTFEAHQLYGLSVCTAVTVQNDIAFTDCFWIDKNLILQQIETLFQRFSISVVKIGIIQSWEILLKVIQTLKKLNSDIKIVLDPILKASAGFTFHTIQDLDTFEKVLLNCSFITPNYDEIKALFPDKSIEETIEFISEKTNIYLKGGHRTDKKGWDEVYYSKIVKLNIAPITTKPIFEKHGSGCVLSAALAANLSKEIPLEDACRNTKLYTEQFLSSNESLLGTHNYQNE, encoded by the coding sequence TTGAATCAAAAAAACTACATTTTAACCATTGCAGGATTAGATCCTTCAAGTGGTGCTGGAATCACGTCAGATATAAAAACCTTTGAAGCCCACCAACTATACGGATTATCGGTTTGCACTGCCGTGACGGTTCAAAATGACATTGCATTTACAGACTGTTTTTGGATTGATAAAAACCTCATCTTACAACAAATAGAGACCCTATTTCAGCGTTTTTCTATTTCAGTAGTAAAAATAGGAATCATCCAATCTTGGGAAATTCTATTAAAAGTGATTCAAACCTTAAAAAAGTTAAATTCGGATATAAAAATAGTCTTAGATCCTATTTTAAAAGCAAGTGCAGGTTTTACATTTCATACTATTCAAGATTTAGACACTTTCGAAAAAGTATTACTGAATTGTTCTTTTATCACACCAAATTACGATGAAATAAAAGCATTGTTTCCAGATAAAAGCATTGAAGAAACGATCGAATTTATATCAGAAAAAACAAATATCTACCTAAAAGGCGGACACAGAACCGATAAAAAAGGATGGGATGAGGTGTATTACAGTAAAATAGTAAAACTCAATATTGCGCCAATAACCACAAAACCAATTTTTGAAAAACATGGCAGTGGTTGTGTTTTATCCGCAGCATTAGCGGCAAATTTATCAAAAGAGATTCCTTTAGAAGACGCTTGTAGAAACACAAAATTGTATACAGAACAGTTTTTAAGTTCTAACGAATCTTTATTAGGAACGCATAATTATCAAAACGAATGA
- the moeB gene encoding molybdopterin-synthase adenylyltransferase MoeB yields MLTSEEKKQYNRHLILNEIGAKGQLKLKQAKVLIIGAGGLGCPVLQYLTAAGVGTIGIIDDDVVDQSNLQRQILYTMDDIGLSKSKTAAKRLSRLNPFVNFDVYNEKLTRENAILVFTNYDIIVDGSDNFSTRYLVNDAAVITNKPLVYGSIFKFEGQVSVFNYKGSGTYRCLYPTPPKPNESPNCSEIGVLGVLPGIIGSLQANETIKIICGIGAVLANKLLIYDSLQMNQMLLKYEKDSKTNVTALETDYDFFCGISSKEEISLEELQKNKEKYNLLDVREIWEREKYHIEGHHIPLGELLERLDEVYQNKDLVVYCQSGVRSAKAIEVLSNHHFKAKLLNLKGGCV; encoded by the coding sequence ATGCTTACATCAGAAGAAAAAAAGCAATACAATCGTCATTTAATTTTAAATGAAATAGGAGCGAAAGGGCAATTAAAACTAAAACAAGCCAAAGTTTTGATTATTGGAGCTGGTGGATTAGGTTGCCCTGTTTTACAATATTTAACTGCTGCTGGTGTTGGTACAATTGGTATTATTGATGACGATGTGGTAGATCAAAGTAATTTACAACGTCAGATTTTATATACAATGGATGATATTGGTTTGTCTAAGTCTAAAACTGCTGCAAAACGATTGTCAAGATTGAATCCGTTTGTAAATTTTGATGTTTATAATGAGAAATTAACAAGAGAAAATGCCATTTTAGTATTCACCAATTATGATATTATTGTAGACGGAAGCGATAATTTTTCGACACGTTATTTAGTGAATGATGCGGCTGTAATAACAAACAAACCATTGGTTTATGGATCTATATTTAAATTCGAAGGTCAGGTGAGTGTGTTTAATTATAAAGGAAGCGGTACGTATAGATGCTTGTATCCAACGCCACCAAAACCGAACGAATCTCCTAATTGTTCAGAAATTGGCGTTTTAGGCGTGTTACCCGGAATTATAGGTAGTTTACAAGCCAATGAAACTATTAAGATTATTTGTGGAATAGGAGCCGTTTTAGCCAATAAATTATTGATTTATGATTCTCTACAAATGAATCAAATGCTATTAAAGTATGAAAAGGATAGTAAAACCAACGTTACTGCTTTAGAAACAGATTATGATTTTTTCTGTGGAATTTCATCCAAAGAAGAAATTTCTTTAGAAGAACTTCAAAAAAATAAAGAAAAATATAATTTATTAGATGTTCGAGAAATTTGGGAAAGAGAAAAATATCATATCGAAGGGCATCATATTCCTTTAGGTGAGTTATTAGAGCGTTTAGATGAGGTGTATCAAAATAAAGATTTAGTCGTGTATTGTCAATCAGGTGTGAGAAGTGCTAAAGCAATTGAAGTTTTATCGAATCATCATTTTAAGGCAAAACTCTTAAATTTAAAAGGAGGTTGCGTCTAA
- a CDS encoding thiazole synthase yields MSQKLKIADKEFTSRLFTGTGKFSSSQLMKEALLASESELITVALKRVDVQNEEDDILSHLNHKHINLLPNTSGVRTAKEAVFAAELSREALETNWVKLEIHPDPRYLLPDPIETLKAAEELVKLGFVVMPYIHADPVLCKRLEEVGVQCVMPLGAPIGSNKGLKTVDFLEIIIEQSNVPVIVDAGIGAPSHAAYAMELGADAVLVNTAIAVSQNPVAMAKAFKMAVEAGRMAFEAKLAPRSEMAIASSPLTSFLN; encoded by the coding sequence ATGAGTCAAAAATTAAAAATAGCAGATAAAGAATTTACTTCACGTTTATTTACAGGAACGGGGAAATTTAGTTCTTCACAATTAATGAAAGAAGCCTTATTAGCTTCCGAAAGTGAGTTGATTACGGTAGCTTTAAAAAGAGTAGATGTTCAGAACGAGGAAGATGATATTTTATCACATTTAAATCATAAGCATATCAACTTATTACCAAATACCTCTGGAGTAAGAACTGCAAAAGAAGCCGTTTTTGCTGCCGAATTATCTAGAGAAGCTTTAGAAACCAATTGGGTAAAATTAGAAATTCATCCAGATCCAAGATACTTATTGCCAGATCCTATAGAAACGCTAAAAGCAGCAGAAGAATTAGTGAAATTAGGTTTTGTAGTGATGCCTTATATTCATGCAGATCCTGTTTTATGTAAGCGTTTAGAAGAAGTTGGTGTACAATGTGTAATGCCTTTGGGAGCGCCAATTGGAAGTAATAAAGGATTGAAAACAGTCGATTTTTTAGAAATTATAATAGAACAATCTAACGTACCTGTAATTGTAGATGCTGGTATTGGTGCGCCATCTCATGCTGCATATGCAATGGAATTAGGAGCAGATGCTGTTTTGGTAAATACGGCAATTGCTGTTTCTCAAAATCCTGTTGCGATGGCAAAAGCCTTTAAAATGGCTGTTGAAGCAGGAAGAATGGCGTTTGAAGCAAAATTGGCTCCGAGAAGTGAAATGGCAATTGCAAGTAGTCCGTTAACGAGTTTTTTAAATTAA
- a CDS encoding thiamine phosphate synthase produces the protein MIVLIAPEKDIPNEIDILNQLFEHGLRFYHFRKPEKNYEEHVAYLNQIDKEYHNRIVVHYHHELINEFNLKGIHFQEQKRIDYIDNPSEYFKTLNMYGKTISSSFHEPKVLKDCYFEFDYHLLSPVFSSISKEGYEGKGFDVNDINKTIVGMGGINSETIQETLQLGFKGVGVLGGVWNAENPVESFKSIKEKFYSLV, from the coding sequence ATGATAGTTCTTATTGCACCAGAAAAAGATATTCCGAATGAAATTGACATACTAAACCAGTTGTTCGAACATGGTTTGCGTTTTTATCATTTTAGAAAACCAGAAAAAAACTACGAAGAACACGTTGCGTATTTAAATCAAATAGATAAAGAATATCATAACAGAATTGTAGTGCATTATCATCATGAGTTAATAAATGAATTCAATTTAAAAGGCATCCATTTTCAGGAACAAAAACGGATAGATTATATAGATAATCCGAGTGAGTATTTTAAAACGCTAAACATGTATGGAAAAACAATTAGTTCTTCTTTTCATGAGCCAAAAGTTTTAAAGGATTGTTATTTCGAGTTCGATTACCATTTATTAAGTCCTGTTTTTTCATCGATTTCTAAAGAAGGATACGAAGGCAAAGGTTTTGATGTAAATGATATCAACAAAACCATTGTTGGTATGGGCGGAATTAATTCTGAAACCATACAAGAAACTTTACAACTAGGTTTTAAAGGAGTTGGTGTTTTAGGTGGTGTTTGGAATGCAGAAAACCCCGTAGAGAGTTTTAAAAGTATAAAAGAGAAGTTTTACTCGTTAGTTTAA
- the thiE gene encoding thiamine phosphate synthase yields MIHKLHYISQGETPEVHLENIQKACVAGADWVQLRLKNSDAKTILETAKEAREITTRFKAKLIINDHYKVAKEIKADGVHLGKTDECPSKVRAFLGMSYIIGGTANTLEDCRNLLDKKVDYIGLGPYQFTKTKQHLSPVLGVEGYQNLLEELQTETPIIAIGGIVLEDVAKITNTGIYGIAISGAITKDVTSIAKFQEILN; encoded by the coding sequence ATGATTCATAAATTACACTATATATCGCAAGGTGAAACGCCCGAAGTGCATTTAGAAAACATACAAAAAGCGTGTGTTGCTGGTGCAGATTGGGTACAATTACGTTTAAAAAATAGCGATGCTAAAACTATTTTAGAAACAGCAAAAGAAGCAAGAGAAATAACAACGCGCTTTAAAGCCAAGTTAATTATAAACGATCATTACAAGGTTGCCAAAGAAATAAAAGCAGACGGAGTTCATTTAGGAAAAACAGATGAATGTCCTTCAAAAGTTCGTGCTTTTTTAGGAATGTCTTACATCATTGGAGGAACAGCAAATACATTAGAAGATTGCAGAAACCTACTAGATAAAAAAGTAGATTATATTGGTTTAGGCCCTTATCAATTTACAAAAACAAAACAGCATTTAAGTCCGGTTTTAGGTGTCGAAGGATATCAAAATCTATTAGAAGAATTACAAACAGAAACCCCAATAATAGCCATTGGCGGAATTGTTTTAGAAGACGTTGCAAAAATTACAAATACAGGTATTTACGGAATTGCAATTTCTGGAGCCATCACAAAAGATGTAACTAGTATTGCTAAATTTCAAGAAATTTTAAATTGA